A genomic window from Candidatus Pelagisphaera phototrophica includes:
- a CDS encoding NAD-dependent epimerase/dehydratase family protein, translated as MSATFSVSSIEIAGDAGRYLTLLSDTQASVPMPMPEKALTFQSLAPRRVLVTGASGFLGGNLIQRLLDQGCAVKGLCRRPQPKLEALGVKMFYVDLADAKSVRNACQEADTVFHTAAKVGIWGEYREFHDANVIGTQSIVNGCRDFEVSKLIYTSTPSVVFNAEAISGANESLPYGDGIPCHYPTTKVIAEKAVLAAHGLPPGNLKTVALRPHLIWGPGDPNLIPRVLDRGRKGKLRIVGEGNNRVDLSYIDNIVDAHLSAEAALDKLENNPGGKAYFISNDEPVLLWEWINGLLNRNGISTIKKKISLAQAQRAGAVLELIWKALRLRGEPPMTRFVASELAKDHWFDIAAAKRDLDYHPRVSMAEGMNRLLKASALASD; from the coding sequence TTGTCAGCAACTTTCTCAGTTTCGTCCATCGAGATTGCAGGAGATGCCGGCAGATACTTGACACTACTCAGCGACACGCAAGCCTCTGTTCCCATGCCGATGCCAGAGAAAGCCCTTACCTTTCAATCCTTGGCACCTCGACGCGTACTTGTCACCGGCGCAAGTGGATTTCTCGGCGGGAATCTCATTCAACGGCTTCTAGATCAAGGTTGCGCGGTAAAAGGGCTCTGCCGACGACCTCAGCCTAAACTGGAAGCGCTCGGAGTAAAAATGTTCTATGTCGATCTGGCTGACGCAAAATCGGTTCGAAACGCATGCCAAGAAGCCGATACCGTGTTTCATACCGCGGCTAAAGTTGGCATCTGGGGAGAGTACCGTGAGTTTCATGATGCGAACGTAATTGGAACCCAGTCGATCGTTAACGGGTGCCGCGACTTTGAAGTAAGCAAACTGATCTATACCAGTACTCCGAGTGTCGTTTTTAATGCCGAGGCTATTTCAGGAGCCAATGAATCGTTGCCCTATGGCGATGGCATTCCCTGTCATTATCCAACGACGAAAGTAATCGCGGAAAAAGCGGTCCTCGCCGCACACGGGCTTCCTCCAGGGAACCTCAAGACAGTCGCCCTCCGACCCCATCTCATCTGGGGCCCAGGAGACCCAAATCTTATACCTCGAGTACTGGATCGAGGAAGAAAAGGGAAGCTGCGCATTGTTGGGGAGGGGAACAATCGAGTCGACCTGAGCTACATCGACAATATCGTCGATGCCCACCTCTCCGCGGAGGCGGCCCTTGACAAACTCGAAAACAACCCAGGGGGGAAAGCGTATTTCATAAGTAATGACGAACCCGTTCTACTCTGGGAATGGATCAATGGTCTTCTGAACCGAAACGGTATTTCCACAATAAAAAAGAAGATCAGCCTCGCCCAAGCTCAAAGAGCGGGAGCGGTATTGGAACTGATATGGAAAGCGCTACGCCTGCGTGGGGAACCCCCGATGACCCGGTTCGTCGCTTCGGAGCTAGCCAAAGACCATTGGTTCGATATCGCGGCGGCCAAACGCGACCTCGACTATCATCCACGTGTTTCCATGGCAGAAGGGATGAACCGACTCCTAAAAGCCAGCGCCCTCGCATCAGACTAA
- the sixA gene encoding phosphohistidine phosphatase SixA codes for MEQTLYLVRHAHAGAFQPDSERPLSVKGKKQIERISSALREKGLIEPSAIWHSPYLRAIETATLLHEGLGLSVGLETIDGITPFDDPSKIAECIDPSNEDIMVVGHEPNLSSLASLLLSGSQSFQCIVFPKTSILSLTRLKVSDQSTPWQINWHISHRHFK; via the coding sequence ATGGAACAGACCCTATATCTCGTTCGGCACGCCCACGCTGGAGCCTTTCAGCCTGATTCCGAGCGTCCCCTCAGCGTTAAAGGTAAGAAACAGATTGAAAGAATATCTAGTGCCCTCCGAGAGAAAGGACTTATCGAGCCTTCAGCCATATGGCACAGTCCGTACCTTCGAGCGATTGAGACGGCAACCCTGCTCCACGAGGGTCTCGGGCTTTCAGTGGGATTGGAAACCATTGACGGAATCACTCCTTTCGACGACCCATCAAAGATTGCTGAATGCATCGACCCGTCCAACGAAGATATCATGGTGGTCGGTCACGAGCCGAACCTATCAAGCCTCGCATCTCTTCTCCTTTCAGGATCGCAATCTTTCCAATGTATCGTTTTTCCCAAGACATCGATTCTGAGTTTGACTCGACTCAAGGTCAGCGACCAATCCACTCCCTGGCAAATCAACTGGCATATTAGCCATAGACACTTCAAGTAG
- a CDS encoding SDR family oxidoreductase — MKIILTGASGLLGHAFAQAAKRRKHEVIGIVGSYAVPIAGLSQQKAIDLNDLAVLERFVLEQFPDAIVNCAAMSIPALCESDPSASERINVLVPEKLALLSRHLFARFIHISTDQVFDGASVPYFIGDPPNPSSIYSMHKAESEKRALDMASEFASIIRIPILNGNSPRGNRSLHEQLIAAWSRGEKAHLFTDEYRQPCLSDNLADAMVELCERNDLQGLLHWAGADPLSRFEIGQQILDHFGLSPDLISKSNRGNHPEHSRRQENLTLDLQPLAGRLKTRPQPFSEQLESLIVPKQFRVWYNSI, encoded by the coding sequence ATGAAAATTATCCTGACAGGAGCTTCGGGATTGCTAGGGCACGCGTTCGCTCAAGCCGCAAAACGGCGCAAGCATGAAGTTATCGGCATCGTAGGATCTTATGCCGTGCCAATCGCTGGACTGAGTCAGCAGAAGGCAATAGACCTCAATGATCTCGCCGTACTTGAGCGTTTCGTTTTGGAGCAATTCCCCGATGCGATTGTGAATTGCGCGGCAATGTCTATTCCCGCCTTATGCGAATCCGATCCCAGCGCGAGCGAACGTATCAATGTTCTCGTTCCCGAAAAGCTGGCTTTGCTTTCCCGGCATTTGTTTGCTCGGTTTATCCATATTTCTACAGATCAGGTATTCGATGGAGCTTCCGTGCCTTACTTCATTGGAGATCCTCCCAACCCTTCCAGTATCTACTCGATGCATAAAGCGGAGTCAGAAAAGCGAGCCCTAGACATGGCATCCGAATTCGCATCTATTATTAGAATACCTATTCTCAATGGAAACAGCCCACGTGGAAATCGAAGCCTGCACGAGCAACTTATTGCCGCCTGGAGTCGAGGCGAGAAAGCCCACCTGTTTACAGACGAGTATCGCCAACCTTGTCTTTCCGATAACTTGGCCGACGCCATGGTCGAACTGTGTGAACGCAATGACCTCCAAGGCCTTCTTCATTGGGCTGGAGCCGACCCGCTCTCTCGTTTTGAGATCGGCCAACAGATACTGGACCACTTTGGGCTTTCGCCCGATTTAATATCAAAATCCAATCGAGGCAACCACCCCGAACATTCCCGACGCCAAGAAAACCTGACCCTAGACCTTCAACCTTTGGCAGGCAGATTGAAAACGCGTCCTCAACCATTCTCAGAACAACTGGAGTCGCTGATCGTACCCAAGCAATTTCGAGTGTGGTACAACTCCATTTGA
- a CDS encoding lipoate--protein ligase family protein encodes MTPQELHVLPDSTQTAAQNMAHDFLLLNRYPDVNALRIRHYDWIRPAFTFGMSQTYNYALSEVSDSSAEICRRPTGGGVVNHLEDWTYSLVIPASHPLARSQPSESYRSVHDCIVSSMHEQGVEVILNFASPEHTAPSVCFEKPEVYDIVLRNLPTKVAGAAQKRSKKGYLLQGSICRPALPDLDWTQFYNDFIQSLSRLAGAETQFRSWPDWDELEEEQLIERFESEEWNQRR; translated from the coding sequence ATGACTCCACAAGAACTCCACGTTCTCCCCGATTCCACTCAAACCGCAGCCCAAAACATGGCTCACGATTTTCTGCTGCTCAATCGCTACCCGGACGTGAACGCGCTAAGGATCCGTCACTATGACTGGATTCGCCCTGCATTTACTTTTGGAATGAGCCAAACTTACAACTATGCCTTGTCTGAAGTCTCGGATTCCAGCGCTGAGATCTGCCGGCGTCCTACTGGGGGCGGTGTGGTCAATCACCTTGAGGACTGGACCTATTCACTCGTGATACCAGCAAGCCACCCACTTGCCCGGTCGCAACCCTCTGAAAGCTACCGCTCTGTCCACGACTGCATCGTGTCCTCCATGCATGAGCAAGGAGTGGAAGTAATTTTGAATTTCGCCTCGCCGGAACATACGGCGCCCAGCGTATGCTTCGAAAAGCCCGAGGTATACGACATCGTCCTTAGAAACCTTCCCACAAAAGTAGCGGGCGCCGCCCAAAAACGCTCCAAAAAGGGCTATCTGCTGCAAGGCTCCATCTGTAGACCCGCATTGCCAGATCTCGACTGGACCCAATTTTACAACGACTTTATCCAGTCGCTTTCTCGTCTCGCTGGCGCAGAAACCCAATTTAGATCATGGCCTGATTGGGACGAGTTGGAGGAAGAACAGCTCATCGAGCGTTTCGAGTCGGAAGAATGGAACCAGAGGCGTTGA
- a CDS encoding alpha/beta fold hydrolase, translating into MRYSLLFSLLLPLIASASIDPHIPSHWTEGYVVANNIRIHYWRTGGDKPPMVLAHGYSDDGLCWTAVAQELEDQYDVILPDARGFGRTDPPSQTEPADVQVEDLAGFISALELEKPILMGHSMGSSSVAWFSARYPDIPRASILVDPRLVPRTPKAQAARNSVPMENRVQAILNRNNTNYRELFDSQKVRNPHFSFLELHFWALSKQQYHPNTAYRSLDDRPQASDLFAKTSCPTLILKADDQGELRAGNESVASNLKNGELVHIEGAGHSVHRDQPERFHLALNAFLSKL; encoded by the coding sequence ATGCGATACTCCCTCCTTTTTTCACTCCTTCTTCCTTTAATCGCTTCAGCCTCAATAGACCCCCACATTCCCTCCCACTGGACCGAGGGCTACGTCGTAGCCAACAACATCCGTATCCATTACTGGCGCACAGGCGGAGACAAGCCTCCCATGGTTCTAGCCCACGGTTACTCCGATGATGGACTGTGCTGGACAGCGGTAGCGCAAGAGCTGGAAGACCAGTATGATGTGATTTTGCCTGATGCACGAGGCTTTGGACGCACGGATCCACCCTCCCAAACGGAACCGGCCGATGTGCAGGTAGAGGATCTAGCGGGATTCATATCGGCTCTTGAACTGGAGAAGCCAATCCTCATGGGCCACTCCATGGGAAGTTCTTCAGTGGCCTGGTTTTCAGCACGTTATCCGGATATCCCCCGAGCATCCATATTGGTCGACCCTCGACTAGTGCCACGTACACCGAAAGCGCAAGCTGCACGCAACTCTGTGCCCATGGAGAATCGGGTTCAGGCTATTCTAAATAGAAACAACACCAACTACCGAGAACTCTTCGACTCTCAAAAGGTGCGCAATCCCCACTTTAGTTTTCTAGAGCTCCACTTCTGGGCATTGTCCAAACAACAGTACCATCCCAACACCGCTTATCGAAGTCTAGACGACCGTCCTCAAGCGAGCGACCTCTTTGCCAAGACCTCCTGCCCGACGCTAATTCTGAAAGCAGACGATCAAGGAGAGCTTCGTGCAGGCAACGAATCGGTTGCCTCGAACCTGAAGAATGGCGAACTTGTCCACATAGAGGGTGCTGGCCACAGCGTCCACCGAGATCAGCCAGAAAGGTTTCACCTAGCCCTGAACGCATTCCTCTCAAAACTTTAA
- a CDS encoding PVC-type heme-binding CxxCH protein, which translates to MRTSRIIAYLVILAFSRHLCADALHVVQEEDGQTLSVFRDGSSDAILIQHSRDDHRPYIHPIVSPDGQGVLTEYSPGHHPHQTGLYWGFTRINGRDFFHNPANGYWKRESSRIIASEGNVVEWETVYVLLDESGKSIMRESQIWSMRDNNKQYFIDLTWTGEALVDLDFDEYNYGGLFLRMPYKRGETDGMAVNSSRQKNERAEGQRSVWVDVGMEIEGRDDWGHIAIFDHPENRNFPQKWRVDRQLGIGPAPSRMGNWSIKKGEKETFKHQLVVYGGEFDSITVNDQWKTYTGQGGNWALWNLAKQEGRNAEFLSGPEAVEKMTVADGLAVNLYASEPEITQPMAFCWDDRGRLWVAENRDYETRRTGFSADGNSRILILEDEDGDGVMDSKKVFMENIPFPAAMAWGFNGLWLGAPPNLLFVPDRDGDDKADIDNIEIRLSGWGIRDRHEVLNSFIWGPDGWLYGCQGFATPSMVGKPAGGGRIYQHGEAFPAEFEAEDPTYIDGGVWRYHPIKDRFEVVAHGFSNPWGVDFDDHGQAFITACVIPHLWHVIPGGIYHRQGGRHINPHVYSDIKTIADHRHRSAHGGARIYLADTFPERYHNRVFMANIHEHALLTDILEPSGSGFIGRDGDETVMANDPQWVGFSIEIGPEGAVYMLDWHDPDICGGEVLYKDTGRIYRVAPPGTRTPVGFDIATYSDDKLVELQMHRNDWYVRRARVILQERAFEGKLSEHIHDKLWDQFEAGPDEGRKLRSLWALHVTNGLNRNQLTHLLDHKDAHIRAWAIQLLCEDFNPGQMALNRFETMAVEDPSPVVRLYLASALQRIPSNRVWKVAEGLLSHAGDSDDHNLPKMIWYGLEGGVESSAEVALNLALESEIPMVSKFIARRAIAAGAADLVVAAIERSDNSERRVQLLEGFHEGLKGHMYSESPRQWASIEEKLMKSGDVKERKLAMALAELFGSVKVGQARLAQYVQEETGFEERREILKGFGRDLYRPAYKTIVDALDDPALREVALTTVAFYENESRSEEIIKRYDHFNELEKDIAVKILGTERSGAMTLFAALRAGKIERSDISEREARQLKRVIGPSFTDFWGKPETLVVNDEIRISAVAGEMRFDLDEFAVKRAANIRLIFSNPDMMNHNLVMVAPGAADEVGSAAIAMGASGLELGYIPESEKVIFASRLLEQNEEQLIEFKAPSTVGDYEYVCTFPGHHLVMRGVMKVIE; encoded by the coding sequence ATGAGAACCTCTCGAATAATTGCATATCTGGTAATACTAGCTTTCAGCCGTCATTTGTGTGCGGACGCTTTACACGTTGTCCAAGAAGAAGATGGACAAACTTTGTCTGTTTTTCGCGACGGGAGTTCGGATGCGATTTTGATTCAGCATAGCAGAGATGATCATCGTCCTTACATTCATCCGATCGTATCACCTGATGGCCAGGGCGTTCTAACAGAATACAGTCCTGGTCATCATCCGCATCAAACTGGTTTGTATTGGGGGTTTACTCGCATCAATGGACGGGATTTCTTTCATAATCCAGCGAATGGATATTGGAAGCGGGAGAGCAGTCGGATCATTGCCAGCGAGGGAAATGTGGTTGAGTGGGAGACCGTGTACGTTCTACTCGACGAGTCTGGGAAATCGATTATGCGAGAATCACAGATCTGGTCGATGCGAGATAACAACAAACAGTATTTCATCGATTTGACTTGGACGGGCGAGGCCTTAGTCGATCTCGATTTTGACGAATACAACTACGGAGGTCTTTTCCTAAGAATGCCATACAAGCGAGGGGAAACCGATGGAATGGCAGTAAACAGCTCTCGTCAGAAAAATGAGCGTGCCGAGGGACAAAGATCAGTGTGGGTGGATGTAGGCATGGAAATCGAGGGACGCGATGACTGGGGGCACATTGCAATTTTCGATCATCCAGAAAACCGTAATTTTCCGCAAAAGTGGCGAGTTGATCGACAGTTAGGAATTGGTCCGGCTCCCTCTCGTATGGGAAATTGGAGTATTAAGAAGGGCGAAAAAGAAACTTTTAAGCATCAGCTTGTCGTATACGGTGGTGAGTTCGATAGCATTACGGTCAACGATCAGTGGAAAACCTACACTGGTCAAGGAGGTAACTGGGCACTTTGGAATCTCGCCAAGCAAGAGGGTCGCAACGCGGAGTTTTTGTCGGGTCCGGAAGCGGTCGAGAAAATGACTGTAGCAGATGGATTGGCAGTCAACCTTTACGCATCGGAGCCCGAAATCACTCAGCCAATGGCTTTTTGCTGGGATGACCGAGGCCGTTTGTGGGTTGCGGAAAACCGTGATTACGAAACGCGTCGAACGGGGTTCTCAGCAGATGGAAACAGCCGGATCTTGATACTAGAGGATGAAGACGGTGATGGTGTCATGGATTCTAAGAAAGTCTTTATGGAAAACATTCCTTTCCCAGCTGCCATGGCATGGGGATTCAACGGTTTGTGGCTTGGTGCTCCACCGAATCTACTTTTTGTTCCGGATCGAGATGGCGACGACAAGGCGGATATAGATAATATCGAGATCCGCTTGAGTGGTTGGGGTATTCGCGATCGTCATGAAGTTCTTAATAGCTTTATCTGGGGGCCCGATGGGTGGCTTTACGGTTGCCAGGGCTTCGCTACACCCTCGATGGTGGGTAAACCAGCAGGCGGAGGGCGGATCTATCAGCATGGGGAAGCTTTCCCCGCAGAATTCGAGGCGGAAGATCCAACCTATATCGATGGAGGCGTCTGGCGTTATCACCCAATAAAAGACCGTTTCGAGGTGGTTGCCCACGGGTTTAGTAATCCTTGGGGAGTCGATTTTGATGATCACGGACAAGCTTTCATTACGGCTTGTGTGATCCCGCATTTGTGGCACGTCATTCCTGGAGGAATTTATCATCGTCAGGGTGGCCGGCATATCAATCCTCATGTCTATTCGGACATAAAGACGATAGCGGATCACAGGCATCGTTCTGCCCATGGCGGAGCTCGTATATATTTAGCGGATACGTTCCCGGAAAGGTATCATAATCGTGTATTCATGGCCAATATCCATGAGCATGCACTTCTGACGGACATACTGGAGCCGAGCGGTTCTGGATTCATCGGTAGGGATGGCGATGAGACTGTAATGGCCAACGACCCGCAATGGGTGGGGTTTAGCATAGAGATTGGCCCTGAGGGAGCGGTTTACATGCTCGATTGGCACGACCCGGATATTTGCGGAGGGGAAGTGCTCTACAAAGATACGGGGCGTATTTACAGAGTAGCTCCCCCAGGAACAAGAACCCCAGTAGGATTCGATATTGCTACATATTCTGACGATAAGTTGGTCGAATTGCAAATGCATCGCAACGATTGGTATGTGCGGAGGGCACGCGTAATCCTGCAGGAACGGGCATTCGAAGGAAAGTTGTCAGAACATATTCATGATAAATTGTGGGATCAATTCGAAGCTGGGCCCGACGAAGGGCGAAAGTTGCGTTCACTATGGGCATTGCATGTTACCAACGGGTTAAATCGAAACCAGCTAACGCATTTGTTGGATCACAAGGATGCACACATTCGAGCTTGGGCTATTCAACTGCTCTGCGAGGATTTCAATCCAGGTCAAATGGCATTAAATCGGTTTGAGACCATGGCGGTAGAGGATCCTTCGCCGGTGGTCCGCTTGTATTTGGCATCCGCTCTGCAACGCATCCCGTCTAATCGCGTATGGAAAGTTGCGGAAGGATTGCTGAGCCACGCGGGGGATTCGGATGATCATAACTTGCCAAAAATGATTTGGTACGGGTTAGAGGGAGGCGTGGAAAGCTCCGCTGAGGTGGCATTGAATCTAGCTCTGGAAAGTGAGATTCCGATGGTTTCAAAATTTATTGCACGGCGAGCAATCGCGGCTGGAGCTGCAGATCTTGTGGTTGCTGCAATCGAAAGATCGGATAACTCGGAAAGGAGGGTACAGCTTCTTGAGGGATTTCACGAAGGCCTCAAAGGTCATATGTATTCTGAATCTCCTAGGCAATGGGCTTCTATTGAAGAGAAGCTAATGAAATCTGGGGATGTAAAAGAACGCAAACTAGCGATGGCTCTCGCAGAATTATTTGGCAGTGTTAAGGTTGGCCAAGCTCGTCTTGCACAGTATGTTCAGGAAGAGACAGGTTTCGAAGAAAGGAGAGAAATTCTCAAAGGATTCGGCAGGGACTTATATCGGCCTGCATACAAGACAATAGTCGACGCACTTGACGATCCAGCCTTGAGAGAAGTTGCCCTAACAACGGTTGCGTTTTACGAGAATGAAAGCCGATCCGAGGAAATAATAAAACGATACGACCATTTTAATGAATTGGAAAAAGATATTGCGGTAAAAATCCTAGGCACTGAAAGGAGCGGTGCGATGACGTTATTCGCAGCGTTGCGAGCAGGCAAGATTGAACGATCGGATATATCTGAGCGCGAAGCTCGTCAGCTTAAAAGAGTGATAGGACCAAGCTTTACTGATTTTTGGGGGAAGCCAGAGACTTTGGTCGTTAATGACGAAATTAGAATATCTGCCGTAGCGGGTGAGATGAGATTCGATTTGGATGAATTTGCCGTGAAGAGAGCAGCAAATATTAGGCTCATATTTTCGAACCCCGATATGATGAATCATAATTTGGTCATGGTAGCACCGGGAGCAGCAGATGAGGTTGGTTCAGCTGCGATTGCGATGGGTGCATCTGGCCTTGAACTCGGTTATATTCCAGAAAGCGAAAAAGTTATTTTTGCCTCGAGGCTCCTTGAGCAGAATGAAGAGCAACTAATCGAATTCAAAGCACCTTCAACGGTGGGAGATTATGAGTATGTTTGTACCTTCCCAGGTCATCACTTAGTAATGCGTGGTGTTATGAAGGTTATAGAATGA
- a CDS encoding alpha/beta hydrolase, translated as MIEQRLYWDVMKVHLVLLVSLLCVIFSETGHGQSPAAVNQPISDEELVELAPEGVIVFPDISYREGNDAWKLDLAMPEDRRDGRLPAIIYIHGGGWVRGDKRGQGIETSLGYATKGFVSISLNYRLDLDKIACVEDVKCAVRWLRAHAEQYNVDPNRIGAAGNSAGAHLALLLAICPKSAGLEGDGPYQEFSSRVQSAHCSSTPTKPRFRRGKGGGQDVTKLHAMSYVSADTPPLFFIHGSADTRMAPVSQLDEYVKALREIGTKDITYVRYDDGTGHGAYVQHLQESRRSREAFFIRTLTNKGNED; from the coding sequence ATGATCGAACAGAGACTGTATTGGGACGTCATGAAGGTTCACCTGGTGCTTCTTGTTTCATTGCTGTGCGTTATTTTTTCTGAAACGGGTCATGGGCAGTCGCCTGCGGCCGTCAATCAGCCGATTTCGGACGAAGAGCTTGTGGAGCTGGCTCCAGAGGGTGTGATTGTTTTTCCAGATATCTCGTATCGAGAAGGAAATGACGCATGGAAGCTTGACCTTGCCATGCCGGAAGATCGTCGCGATGGACGACTGCCGGCCATCATATATATCCATGGAGGTGGGTGGGTTAGAGGTGACAAGCGCGGCCAGGGCATTGAAACCTCATTAGGGTACGCTACGAAAGGCTTCGTTTCCATTTCCCTAAACTACCGGCTTGATTTGGACAAGATCGCTTGCGTCGAGGATGTGAAGTGCGCGGTCCGCTGGTTGCGGGCTCACGCGGAACAGTACAACGTCGATCCCAACCGCATTGGCGCAGCCGGAAACTCCGCTGGGGCTCACTTGGCCTTGCTGCTGGCAATTTGTCCCAAATCTGCAGGGCTCGAAGGCGACGGTCCCTATCAGGAGTTTTCGAGTCGGGTCCAGTCAGCCCATTGCAGTTCAACACCGACGAAGCCCCGTTTTAGGAGAGGGAAAGGGGGCGGTCAAGACGTGACGAAGCTGCATGCGATGAGCTACGTCAGTGCGGATACACCGCCCCTTTTCTTTATACACGGTTCTGCCGACACGAGAATGGCTCCTGTGTCACAGTTGGATGAATACGTTAAGGCCTTGCGAGAAATTGGCACCAAAGACATCACCTATGTACGATATGACGACGGCACCGGCCACGGCGCTTATGTGCAGCATCTGCAAGAGTCGCGCCGCTCTCGGGAAGCGTTTTTCATTCGGACTTTGACGAACAAGGGCAATGAGGACTAA